catttttgcaaaaaaaaaaaaaaaataatataaaaaatctaCTTTTATTTATATCTCCCTTTTTTGTTCTGTGAAATGTCCATAAACCATATTTCTTCAGAAACATTTTGGTGGACCAAAAAACAGCCACCCTCATTCCCAAATATGTTTGAGTTTAacctcaacaacaacatgaacaaCAATAGTACTAATGAAGATGACGAGTTAGTACAAAACGAAgacaaatttgaagaaattCCAAGAGATCATTTGTTTGAGAAACCATTAACTCCAAGTGATGTTGGAAAGCTTAACAGGTTAGTTATCCCTAAACAGCACGCTGAGAAGTATTTTCCTCTCAGCggtagtaataatagtaatagtaataataataatattgatggCGGTACTGAAAAGGGATTATTACTGAGTTTTGAAGATGAGTCTGGAAAATCATGGAGATTTAGATATTCTTATTGGAATAGTAGCCAGAGCTATGTATTGACTAAAGGTTGGAGTCGTTTTGTCAAGGAAAAACGTCTTGATGCTGGTGATATTGTTTTGTTTGACCGTCACCGGTCAGATACTGACCGGTTATTTATAGGATGGAGGCGGAGGAATATTACCTCCGCCTCCATCTCTACTGCTGCTGCAGTGCGTCATAACACTGCAGCGGCAATGACCGGAAATAttggtggtggtggaggtggaggtggGTGGGCCCACGTATACTACGGTGGGCATCCTTATCCAAGGGCAGGTGCAGGTCTTCCATACCAACCTGACTGTCTTCATGCAGGTATCATGTACATTACATTCcgttaaaaaagtaattttaatcatgtataaatattataatttttcatcgaTTGAATCCTTACTACTATATTATCCATGTATAATTTGTAAGTTTGAGCTATATATAAGTCACTGAATTTCTTCTTACACACTGACAGATTGGAGTTTTGTGAAAATTCAGTATACTTTCCAAATACATTggagataattaattttagaattgatcttattatttttgttataaatggAATATGTATAGTAGCCCCCctccaaaaaaagaagaatgcaaaaaaatttaatttatttttaatgtgaaAAGAGATGTTCAATTATACCTTATCTTGGTGGCCATACATGTTGCAAAGAGTTGTATATTTTGTCACATTGCAGAAAGTTTGTTTTGTAGGTTTCTAACAAAGAtgatgatattatttaattattgtattataaTATAACAAGTGGTTACCTACCTGcatatataaacacaaaaaaatattgttgtttttgtgtttttgatTTAGAGATTCTTGCAAATGCCATAGGTTTAATCAGGAGCTACAAAGAGCTGAATCTCAGTGGATTATGATAGCAAAGACTATTCGATCACTTACATTTCCCTATTTGTTTGTGACATAAATATAGGGAGAGGAGCAATGCAGAACCAAACTACAACAAGTGTAAACAATAACACAAGAAGACACGTTAGGTTATTTGGGGTTAACTTGGAATGTGAGGCCGATGATTCATCGTGGTCAGAGCCACCCCCGACTCCAGATGGTGGTGGCTCTTCTACATCGAGCCACCACCAGGATCATGGTCGGAGTCAGGATCAAGCTAGCCAACACTATTATCAATACCAATTTCAGTATTCAAAGCCTCATGTTGCTGTTTCAGCTACTGCTTCTTCGTATAATAATAACCATCACAATCACAAGGTACATACATgccttaaatttattttatcaatgaaaagtattctttttctctttttagaCTAATTAGAAAATTGTTTTAGATGTGACTAGTCTCAATTTTCAACTATGATTTTCCTGTTTCATTTACTGAGACAAATACATACAAAAATCTCTACAGTTACCCTAAGctagttttattttataatataaatatactacTATATAGTAGTAATATATAATTCTAAAACTAGTATGTGCCTAACAAGTGGATTAGTTACAGCCAGATAAAAGTCATATTAAAAGTCAGtcaaaaatgataaagtaaTAAAATCTTATGTTTATAGTAAGTAGTCTAGTTGAACAAGTAATGTTCCTTTTTGGAAgcaatcaaaattttttttaatgcttttctttttttaaaaaatgatgataaaacttttaattaggagtaatttttaatttttctttcttcacatTTACATTCCTTTTCTAGTTTCTAAACAAAagttatctttttcttttttcatgtttttcttttctttttctccttttcttacACCTGTTGAGTCGTGTGAAATGAAAATACCCTGGGGGCTAAGCCTGGCATGCCTTTTAATAATATAGTATGTTATCATGTCAACTATTTCATGTGACCTACTtggttttttcttcttttttattttatttggggggggggggggatgtgGTCCAAACTCCTATACCTGTAATTTAAAAAGCTTGAAAGGCAGCAAACTACAATGTAcctaatcatatttattttattttattagtagtTCAAATAGACTAGAGGGTAGAGATGAATCACTATTTACTACTGAATTTTCCACTAAAAAATATTccataattattttcatcaatattttagttgaatcaatgaaaaaaatagtaatatatccaaataaaaaaaattatgaaaattccCACTGTTTCAGTGAAATTTGTTCCATTGTATATTTTTTCTGTGAATTGATTTAGtaaaaatgacttaataatCATGATCAATTCATTATAACGCAATTTTTTTACTAATCCGCGGTGAAAAAACCTTTGtgtctaataataataataatagtagtagtaaaGTATACTACTTGTTATCTAGTCAACTTTGGTAGTCACCACCAAAAATCAAGTACTACTTTACAACCAAACCAAACTCTTTGCCATTCTAGAATATCTTGAAATAACACCAAACATATCAAAGACTTAAGCTACTTTGCAATGGACCATTTTAAGCTTGGATAGTGACAATAcacattactttttttttatgattgattGAATCTCAATACTATTCCTTTCCCACCCCATATCCTTTTAGGTTTGAAGACTTTGGGAccctaaaattcaaaattaggtTTATACAAATAAAACTACATCTAGTAAGTTTCCAAAAGATAATGCTTAGGCTAGTTCAATAtaatctccatttttttttagtttagaaAGTGACAATTCATTATTAAAGTCAAATTCTCCTTTATCTATTTTCTAATAAAAGGGCTCTGACTAGAGGTCCAAAAATCAGTAGGAGAGTAGTGACATTCTCACTGCAACAAATAAATGATTTCACAGCAATAATATAAGtgtcattatattatatttagtgaaataaaaaatatggatATTTATAACagtttttatacaaatatcGCTAAGAAATTAGCGATTTTGAATGTAATGATAGTACTTTTTATTATTACGAAATGTCTCTTTTGTTGTGGTATGTTTAGAATCAACTTGAAACACATGTCTTGTTTTTGTTAAAGACAGAAAAGTTTaatctatttataataatataatctcCTTTTAATGATGCTTTCAACCCTTTTAAACATGTATTTAATTCTTGATTCTTCAAATTGAATCTTTGCAATTTATTTGTAACTGGGCCACCAAATAACAAAAATGGTCCACTGCTGGTATatagtattttattaatttttttttatttctatagtTTTTGAATGCTCAAACCTCTATGAAATAAATGATGGGATTGCTAATAATTATACTGTATGGTTGTAACAGGATATGAATTTCTCAAGAGATGTCAACCAGATGAGATATCACCAGGGATAAGATCTGTAGATTTGACAACCAGGATTGACTATTACAGGCACttggaatttatttttatttttttctttaaagaaaaaattcttgaaaaaaaaggaaaagaaaatccaaaaagGGTAAAAATCCCAGATTTTCTGGCAACTTTCTCCCCCTAGAAAAAGGTAGTATATATCACAGAACTTTTAACACCTATTCCAAGTCCACAGGAaattgaaagaatgaaaatattgGAGATGAAACTTTGAAAGAGACTTTATGGTGTCTGTGGGTCCATCAGATTATAGCTGACAAGatgaaagaatatatatacatggTCTACGTACACTCTATCCTCTGCACACTCCACTTGTGGGATTCTGTCGGGgtattttgttgtattttggTTGCTACTGTGGAGATTCTGCCTGAAGATTTTTGTTAGGGGGCTTCATCATAATCATGACAATTGACCAAAACTGAAGGATAGTAATagtgagaagaagaagaaagatggttctttTACCAAGTGGTGATGGTAGTGGTAGTGGGTGGTGGACTTGTCTTGTTATTGATGATAAGATGGATGTCTGTCAAAGCCCATTAGTCATTTAGGAGGACAAAAAATATGTTCTTTGCCAACTCTTGAAAGGCAACTAACAGTTTAACTGCTTTTCTTTCACATGTTGATGCTATGGCAGAATACTTTTTGTTCAacagtagtagtagtagtttGTATATGTACATTGTACTTTTGGTGTTTTCATGAATCATATGAAAATCTGAGGAAAAGACTCATCAATCTTACCTCTGTGAATTGTAAGTTTCATTTGTCACCAACAACCAGATAATCGCTAATAGTTCTAAATCGAtaatcttcaaaatcaaaactaaCTGATATGGGGCGCTATTTAAGAGTATATTTGTAGTTTGTATTTGAATATTCTTAGAAGTCTCTACTTGTCATTTATCACTGGCACCATAACTTTGCTGTTTCTAAACATTTTCTTATTTGCTAAATCTCCAATACATCTTTCTAAGGAAGcagttaatatttttatattgtcTTTGGAGAATCCTCACAATCATTTTAGAGTTGAATTAGGTCcaaattccattttttttaatcccCCAATGCCTACTCAAAGAAAAGATGATTCCAATATTGTCATTCTGTTTTGACATTAGAAACAGTCCTATATTTCACATTTTCTAGTGTTTTATCAAAGATATACGGGTTCATTCATGGATTATCCAGCAAGCAATAACTCCAAAAAACAGGAACATTAACGTTTTAGGTAAACGCGTATACTGTAGCTGGATCGTGAGATATGTGTCCATGTTTTTCTATGAAATTCTTGCGGAGTAATAAACACTTACTTTGGAAGAATCTGAGGACAAAGGCCACCACAAATGAAACATGAAGACGGCCATGTCAATCACTTTCCATATAGCACAGGCTGCAGGCTTTACATTCTGGTCACAAGTCCAAAACACAAGTTGCAAAGGAATTGGTAAGAATATAACACTATGCCTAGTTGAATAAATTAACCAAAAGATGAAAAGTTAGATGAGTATTAGTGTTACTTTTTTGTGTCAACAGTGGACCATTAAGCATCAAGAAAAAAACGATGCCCCATTGACTTCTTCTAAGGACTCACAGCAAGATTTTAGTGCTCCTACAAGTGGGAG
The nucleotide sequence above comes from Solanum pennellii chromosome 9, SPENNV200. Encoded proteins:
- the LOC107029360 gene encoding B3 domain-containing protein At2g36080-like, with protein sequence MSINHISSETFWWTKKQPPSFPNMFEFNLNNNMNNNSTNEDDELVQNEDKFEEIPRDHLFEKPLTPSDVGKLNRLVIPKQHAEKYFPLSGSNNSNSNNNNIDGGTEKGLLLSFEDESGKSWRFRYSYWNSSQSYVLTKGWSRFVKEKRLDAGDIVLFDRHRSDTDRLFIGWRRRNITSASISTAAAVRHNTAAAMTGNIGGGGGGGGWAHVYYGGHPYPRAGAGLPYQPDCLHAGRGAMQNQTTTSVNNNTRRHVRLFGVNLECEADDSSWSEPPPTPDGGGSSTSSHHQDHGRSQDQASQHYYQYQFQYSKPHVAVSATASSYNNNHHNHKDMNFSRDVNQMRYHQG